Below is a genomic region from Jatrophihabitans sp..
CCGACCGCCACCGTCGAACCGGTGAGCCGCATGATCTGGATCGGCACCGCGATCATGGTGAAGTACGCGCCGAAGGCCGAGACGCTGGCAGCGATGGTGCGCAGCCTGAAATCGCGGTGACGGCGCAGCGGTCCCAGGTCGATAGCCAGGGACCGCAGCCGCGTCCGCCAACCGCTCACCCGAGAATCATCGCGGGCGCCTCAAGCGATATCGCTACAGGTACTGCCCGGTGTTGGAGATGGTGTCGATCGCCCGCCCGGACTCACTGCCCTTGCCGCCGGAGATCAGCGTGCGGATGTAGACGATCCGCTCGCCCTTCTTGCCGGAGATCCGGGCCCAGTCGTCGGGGTTGGTGGTGTTGGGCAGGTCCTCGTTCTCCCGGAACTCATCGACGCAGGCGGCCAGCAGGTGCTGCATCCGCAGGCCGCGCTGGCCGGTCGTGAGCAGATCCTTGATCGCCATCTTCTTGCCCCGGTCGACGATGTTCTGGATCATCGCGCCGGAGTTGAAGTCCTTGAAGTACAGGGTCTCCTTGTCGCCGTTGGCGTAGGTCACCTCGAGGAAGCGGTTGTCCTCGCTCTCGGTGTACATCCGCTCCACGGTGTGCTGGATCATCGCGTTCACCGTGGCCTCGGCCGAGCCGCCGTGCTCGGCGAGGTCCTCGGCGTGGATCGGCAGCGAGGTGAGGATGTACTTGGCGAAGATGTCGCGGGCGGCCTCGGCGTCGGGACGCTCGATCTTGATCTTGACGTCCAGCCGGCCGGGACGCAGGATGGCCGGGTCGATCATGTCCTCGCGGTTGGACGCGCCGATCACGATCACGTTCTCCAGGCCCTCGACACCGTCGATCTCGCTCAGCAGCTGCGGGACGATGGTGTTCTCCACGTCGGAGGACACCCCCGAGCCGCGAGTCCGGAAAATCGAGTCCATCTCGTCGAAGAACACGATCACCGGAGTGCCCTCGCTGGCCTTCTCACGGGCCCGCTGGAACACCAGCCGGATGTGGCGCTCGGTCTCGCCGACGTACTTGTTCAGCAGCTCCGGGCCCTTGATGTTGAGAAAGAACGACCGGCCCTTCTCGGTGTCGCCGCGCACCCGGGCGACCTGCTTGGCCAGTGAGTTGGCCACCGCCTTGGCGATCAGGGTCTTGCCGCAACCGGGCGGGCCGTAGAGCAGGATGCCCTTGGGTGGCCGCAGCTGGTGCTCACGGAACAGGTCGGCGTGCAGGAACGGCAGCTCCACCGCGTCGCGGATCTGCTCGATCTGCTTGCTGAGGCCGCCGATGTCGGTGTAGTCGATGTCGGGGACTTCCTCCAGGACGAGTTCCTCGACCTCGCTCTTGGGAATCCGCTCATAGACGTAGGAGGACCGCGGCTCCAGCAGGAGCGAGTCCCCGACCCGCAGCGGCGAGCCGCGCAGGATGTCGGCGATGTGGACGATCCGCTCCTCGTCGGTGTGCCCGATCACCAGTGCCCGGTCGCCGCCCTCGAGGATCTCCTTGAGCATCACGACCTCGCCGACCCGCTCGTGGCCGCGGGCCTGGACGATGTTCATGGCCTCGTTGAGCATGACCTCCTGGCCGT
It encodes:
- the arc gene encoding proteasome ATPase, with translation MAEEFGNDRGSDKSNAAELAYEIQILRARIAESPRQMRALEDRLIETQARVASLTDRNERLADTLRDARDQLVTLKEEIDRLAQPPSGYGIFLEAVDEHSVDIFTGGRKLRVAVSPEVGIDTLEHGQEVMLNEAMNIVQARGHERVGEVVMLKEILEGGDRALVIGHTDEERIVHIADILRGSPLRVGDSLLLEPRSSYVYERIPKSEVEELVLEEVPDIDYTDIGGLSKQIEQIRDAVELPFLHADLFREHQLRPPKGILLYGPPGCGKTLIAKAVANSLAKQVARVRGDTEKGRSFFLNIKGPELLNKYVGETERHIRLVFQRAREKASEGTPVIVFFDEMDSIFRTRGSGVSSDVENTIVPQLLSEIDGVEGLENVIVIGASNREDMIDPAILRPGRLDVKIKIERPDAEAARDIFAKYILTSLPIHAEDLAEHGGSAEATVNAMIQHTVERMYTESEDNRFLEVTYANGDKETLYFKDFNSGAMIQNIVDRGKKMAIKDLLTTGQRGLRMQHLLAACVDEFRENEDLPNTTNPDDWARISGKKGERIVYIRTLISGGKGSESGRAIDTISNTGQYL